A single genomic interval of Pyrobaculum arsenaticum DSM 13514 harbors:
- a CDS encoding inositol monophosphatase family protein — protein MLGVLEAVVVRASHFLLEHFRSGKGTEIVYRKDDDVTREIDLATEELVYKMLKSNFAEGGVLYAEEAGVYRWGDERYIFVLDPLDGSLNYAVGIPFFSVSLAAGKHREGTLADLEYAAVSIPPAGVVYTAGPSVGARKNGRPVSREVKSTIVFAALSNNFPDKTCAVIKKLGLKGRSLGSSAAELVYTAEGLARGFIDLRGKLRILDVAGALVVGRYVDGFKFRVFGDTSPHSRVSLVAGDEQFVNATTAD, from the coding sequence GTGCTCGGCGTGCTGGAGGCGGTGGTAGTGCGCGCATCGCACTTTTTATTAGAACATTTCAGATCGGGAAAGGGGACCGAAATCGTATACCGTAAAGACGACGATGTGACAAGGGAGATTGACCTAGCAACTGAGGAGCTGGTGTACAAGATGCTGAAGAGCAACTTCGCCGAAGGCGGGGTTCTATACGCCGAGGAGGCGGGGGTTTACAGGTGGGGAGACGAGCGCTATATCTTTGTGCTAGATCCACTAGATGGGTCTCTCAACTACGCAGTTGGGATACCATTTTTCTCCGTCTCGTTAGCAGCTGGGAAACACAGAGAAGGCACATTGGCCGACTTAGAATATGCCGCCGTATCTATTCCTCCTGCCGGCGTTGTATACACAGCAGGTCCCAGCGTAGGTGCCAGAAAAAACGGCCGCCCAGTGAGCAGAGAGGTGAAGAGCACCATAGTATTCGCCGCACTGAGCAACAACTTCCCTGACAAGACGTGTGCCGTGATAAAGAAGTTAGGACTTAAAGGGAGGAGCCTCGGTAGCTCCGCCGCCGAGCTTGTGTATACCGCAGAAGGCCTTGCCAGAGGTTTTATAGATCTCAGAGGCAAACTTCGCATACTCGACGTTGCGGGGGCGCTTGTGGTAGGCAGATACGTAGACGGCTTCAAATTCAGAGTGTTTGGCGACACCTCTCCCCACTCTAGGGTTTCTCTAGTTGCTGGAGACGAACAGTTCGTAAATGCAACAACCGCCGATTGA
- a CDS encoding RAD55 family ATPase, with amino-acid sequence MFVLQEVATKGFTVVYGPPGSGKTSVAAKMADRVANRIFWISTNESPGILKEVFMRVGAKAEKFYVFDFPRAFRGNVAKFIADHIHEYEALVVDAVTGIAAQEEKLEELVHGFLYQLAKDMPVVAVVEGTPKKIFYIADNLVKVSYKENALGHTVRYIKLVKSRFAPPSERYLFDFVEGVGLVYIYTPQRPQVAKIPLEEDAAILGINELYKSQIVGVFGKDKRSLARKLQEVAQSRELFYLSLFPPTTLPADLDENKVKIATTFKDLVETVYEIYSGRLKPRVFAVSGLRDVERIAGNDVVDYINAVASVAKYVDYILDFEIEAPGARIVDSFLDIKIEA; translated from the coding sequence GTGTTTGTTTTACAGGAGGTAGCGACTAAGGGTTTTACTGTGGTGTACGGCCCACCTGGTAGTGGAAAGACTAGCGTAGCAGCGAAGATGGCGGATAGGGTCGCTAATAGAATTTTTTGGATTAGTACCAACGAGTCTCCCGGGATTTTGAAAGAAGTATTTATGCGCGTTGGAGCGAAGGCCGAGAAGTTCTACGTTTTTGACTTCCCCCGCGCCTTTAGGGGAAACGTCGCAAAGTTTATCGCAGATCACATACACGAGTACGAGGCGCTTGTGGTAGACGCTGTGACAGGCATCGCGGCGCAAGAGGAGAAGCTAGAAGAGCTTGTCCACGGCTTCCTTTACCAACTTGCTAAGGACATGCCAGTGGTGGCTGTGGTGGAGGGAACACCGAAAAAGATATTCTACATAGCAGATAACTTGGTTAAAGTAAGCTACAAAGAGAACGCCTTGGGGCACACAGTCCGGTATATTAAGCTTGTTAAGTCCCGATTTGCTCCGCCAAGCGAGCGCTACTTGTTCGACTTCGTAGAGGGGGTTGGGCTTGTCTACATTTACACCCCCCAGAGGCCGCAGGTAGCCAAAATCCCCCTCGAAGAAGATGCCGCAATTCTTGGCATCAACGAGCTCTACAAGTCACAAATAGTGGGAGTATTTGGAAAAGATAAAAGATCGTTGGCAAGAAAACTTCAAGAAGTGGCCCAGTCGCGCGAGTTGTTTTACCTTTCGCTATTTCCTCCCACAACGCTACCCGCAGATCTCGACGAGAACAAAGTCAAAATAGCAACTACCTTTAAGGATCTTGTAGAGACGGTTTACGAAATTTACTCAGGCCGCCTTAAGCCTAGAGTTTTCGCGGTCTCGGGTCTGCGGGATGTTGAAAGGATAGCTGGGAACGACGTAGTAGATTACATAAACGCGGTGGCGAGTGTGGCAAAATACGTAGATTATATACTAGATTTTGAAATAGAGGCACCCGGCGCTAGGATAGTGGACTCTTTTCTTGACATAAAAATAGAAGCTTAA
- a CDS encoding Rab family GTPase, giving the protein MQRHIVVLLGVGGVGKTTLAYRLMGLSIRPTVTLRPGIYKLYLANREINLIDVPGQYVLEIVQNFARMWTFYVDKAVFMYDVLDYYTLRSLVEIYSGLLDRGIKPFKRLAIVGNKMDLAKEYGIQIEADEIAQALGAQEVFYISALKDEPKDLLKVIL; this is encoded by the coding sequence ATGCAACGCCACATTGTTGTCCTTCTTGGCGTCGGCGGCGTCGGCAAGACGACACTTGCGTATCGGCTTATGGGACTTTCAATAAGGCCTACCGTTACTCTAAGGCCCGGCATCTACAAGCTGTACCTAGCCAACCGGGAAATTAACCTCATAGACGTCCCGGGGCAGTACGTTTTGGAGATTGTTCAGAACTTCGCAAGGATGTGGACCTTCTACGTAGACAAGGCAGTCTTTATGTACGATGTTCTGGACTACTACACACTGCGCTCGCTGGTGGAGATATACAGCGGACTGCTAGACAGGGGGATAAAGCCGTTTAAGAGACTTGCAATTGTTGGAAATAAAATGGACTTAGCAAAAGAATATGGAATTCAGATAGAGGCTGATGAAATAGCGCAAGCCCTGGGCGCCCAGGAGGTTTTCTACATATCTGCGCTCAAAGACGAGCCCAAGGATCTACTAAAAGTTATCTTATAG
- a CDS encoding mechanosensitive ion channel domain-containing protein, with protein MNPVARLVGWIIAYVVVMAAIQFLFSYVANIYKQIMDYKIYVDILLSLFFGWQIVKAFADIIALPVAKKQGETAGKAVSNLVKLIGIGALVASIAGAVSGGPAAAALGGFIGLVIGFATQQVLGQAVAGTFLLLARPFKIGDKIVGAGQEGVVEDINAMFTVLRDAEGNKILVPNNKLVGDILKIKK; from the coding sequence ATGAACCCAGTAGCAAGACTGGTAGGGTGGATAATAGCATACGTAGTGGTGATGGCCGCCATCCAATTCCTATTTAGCTATGTAGCTAATATTTATAAACAGATAATGGACTACAAGATCTACGTAGACATATTGCTCTCCCTGTTCTTTGGCTGGCAGATCGTTAAGGCGTTTGCGGACATAATAGCGTTGCCGGTGGCTAAGAAGCAAGGTGAAACTGCGGGCAAGGCCGTGTCTAACCTAGTCAAGCTGATAGGCATTGGCGCGCTGGTGGCATCAATAGCCGGCGCAGTATCCGGAGGCCCCGCCGCGGCGGCGCTTGGCGGCTTCATAGGCCTAGTAATCGGCTTCGCCACACAGCAAGTACTAGGCCAGGCAGTAGCTGGGACTTTCCTCTTGCTAGCTAGGCCCTTCAAAATAGGTGACAAAATAGTGGGCGCAGGTCAAGAAGGCGTAGTAGAGGACATCAATGCCATGTTTACAGTTCTCAGAGACGCTGAGGGAAACAAAATACTAGTACCTAATAACAAGCTTGTAGGGGACATATTAAAAATCAAGAAATAG
- a CDS encoding acetate--CoA ligase family protein: MLSKLLDPESVAVAGASPKQGSVGYVILENLVNRFGKKVFPINPKYDEVELWGRVIKFYKSISEVPDPVDVVVIATPAPTVPKVLEEAGIKGVKAAVIVSSGFSEAGNTELENWVKAVAKQYGVRVLGPNCIGVYNAYSGFDTVFLPAERAGRPPPGPLALISQSGAVAAAIMDWAARRRLGLGFLVNYGNKADITETELLEGFAADDRVKVITIYIEGFKYPGEARQFLETAKKIAAKKPVVAYKAGRGGAAQRAVKSHTAAMAGSYEMYHGLFQQAGVIEASSVREMFDMAKALAMQPTPRGRRTLVLTDSGGMGIQAVDALEALGLEVPEIPESVAKELKRELLPFAAVTNPVDVTGSTTDEHYKIVLDALLPTPLFDMALVVTLMQVPGLTKNLADYLIDAKKYGKPIVVVNFGGSELVQRFEEVLEDNGIPVYPTPDRAAKALWALYKYGEIRKRL, translated from the coding sequence GTGCTTTCAAAACTTCTCGACCCAGAAAGCGTAGCAGTAGCAGGGGCGTCTCCAAAACAAGGCTCTGTGGGCTACGTAATTTTGGAGAACCTAGTAAATAGATTTGGAAAAAAGGTATTCCCAATAAATCCGAAATACGACGAGGTGGAGCTATGGGGCCGCGTGATTAAGTTCTACAAATCAATCTCCGAGGTGCCGGATCCCGTAGACGTGGTCGTGATAGCGACGCCGGCTCCCACCGTCCCCAAGGTGCTTGAGGAGGCGGGTATTAAAGGCGTTAAAGCCGCGGTGATTGTCAGTAGCGGCTTCTCTGAGGCAGGAAACACAGAATTGGAGAACTGGGTTAAAGCCGTGGCGAAGCAGTATGGTGTAAGAGTCTTAGGGCCGAACTGTATCGGCGTGTATAACGCCTACTCCGGCTTCGATACAGTTTTTCTCCCAGCAGAGAGAGCCGGCAGACCGCCGCCTGGCCCTCTTGCTTTGATTAGCCAGTCAGGTGCAGTTGCAGCGGCTATAATGGATTGGGCGGCGAGGAGGAGGCTGGGGTTAGGCTTTTTAGTTAACTACGGGAACAAGGCAGATATTACTGAAACCGAGTTATTAGAGGGTTTTGCGGCAGACGACCGGGTAAAAGTAATTACGATATATATCGAGGGGTTCAAATACCCCGGCGAGGCAAGGCAGTTTTTAGAAACTGCAAAGAAGATAGCGGCTAAGAAGCCTGTGGTGGCCTATAAGGCTGGTAGGGGCGGCGCCGCGCAGAGGGCTGTTAAGAGCCACACCGCAGCAATGGCGGGGTCGTACGAAATGTACCATGGCCTATTTCAACAAGCGGGCGTAATAGAGGCTTCGTCTGTCAGAGAGATGTTTGACATGGCTAAGGCCCTCGCCATGCAGCCCACCCCACGGGGAAGGCGGACTCTCGTCCTTACAGACAGCGGCGGTATGGGTATTCAAGCTGTGGACGCGCTGGAGGCTCTGGGGCTTGAGGTGCCTGAGATCCCGGAGAGCGTCGCCAAGGAGTTGAAGAGGGAGCTACTGCCTTTTGCCGCTGTGACGAACCCTGTCGATGTCACGGGGAGTACAACAGATGAGCATTACAAAATAGTCCTAGACGCGTTGCTGCCAACTCCGCTTTTTGACATGGCGCTTGTAGTCACGTTGATGCAAGTCCCTGGCCTAACAAAAAACTTAGCCGACTACCTAATAGATGCGAAAAAATACGGCAAGCCCATAGTCGTGGTGAACTTCGGCGGTAGCGAACTCGTACAGAGATTTGAAGAGGTGCTTGAGGACAACGGAATTCCGGTGTACCCCACTCCCGACAGAGCGGCTAAGGCGCTTTGGGCCTTGTATAAATATGGGGAAATAAGAAAGAGGTTATGA